The following is a genomic window from Lentimicrobium sp. L6.
GCTTTATTTTCAGTTTCTTGATACTCATCTTCTGCAATACTATCTTTTGTAATTCCTCCACCTAAATATAAATGGAAAGCCTCATCATCGATTTGCATACAGCGTAGATTGACGAATAAATGGAATTTCTGAGGAGCGTAAATACCAATAAATCCAGTATAATATATTCGATCGTGCTTTTCAATTTGCAATAGGAAATCTTTAGCTTTTTGAGTTGGTGTGCCACAAACGGCAGGAGTGGGGTGGAGTTGGAGGAGTAGCTGGGTGGCGATGGTCGCTGCAGCCATAGCGGAGAAATCACTTCGTATATGTGCAACTGGGCCAGCAATAGCACTATAAGGTTCTGATTGTGTGAAATTGAGCATATGACTTTTGAATAGACTTCTGATATAATTCTGAACCCAAATTTGCTCGTCCTGCTCTTTTACTGGCCAGACCAAATCCTCTGCATTTTCTTTGTCTATCACCTTAGTTCCTGCCAAAGCCATAGTCTCAAATTTAGACTCCTCAAATTTTGCTAAGGTTTCTGGGCTTGCGCCACAC
Proteins encoded in this region:
- a CDS encoding isochorismate synthase, encoding MTKSPSFVVYRLPQQTELYYNSSKARIIEKICDLKESHFIMTPFDEESACPIFAFNSKHTKRINSEEWIDLALDFKSKPFETHHASAKEHQKQVHQIIEEIEKGELKKVVLSRVQAFKRNDKSIKQVFTQLCDKYPNAFVYLTQLPNGQIWCGASPETLAKFEESKFETMALAGTKVIDKENAEDLVWPVKEQDEQIWVQNYIRSLFKSHMLNFTQSEPYSAIAGPVAHIRSDFSAMAAATIATQLLLQLHPTPAVCGTPTQKAKDFLLQIEKHDRIYYTGFIGIYAPQKFHLFVNLRCMQIDDEAFHLYLGGGITKDSIAEDEYQETENKAQTLSAFL